A genome region from Camelina sativa cultivar DH55 chromosome 10, Cs, whole genome shotgun sequence includes the following:
- the LOC104716411 gene encoding uncharacterized protein LOC104716411 isoform X2: MRKTSVSSNSFGGFLSPGAPSYADNKGWSSERVPHPSSSTTSTASINGGRRHIGSASALTTPFYSGRAIPSKWEDAERWICSPVATYPQGVCKNSSVTSQFSEQMRQKSKSGPIVPPTLPHPHPTSSSSAIGCYHYSPRMMMRSMEAPPKGLMVVGSPFSTGVLEADRVFRGSVGAGGGYDSYGHGPGHGHSRSWVDLMSEETSSLSSKTDTEEKAEMMTATQSPVVSRRDMATQMSPEETSPNNNNQSPPLVVSVIEPPPCRGEVREVKMDKGARMIKRPKRRVMSSRIIRREQPEVEDNSEASASSSSWDISEPAMTLSKLQREEAKIAAWENLQKAKAEAAIRKLEVKLEKKKSASMDKILNKLQTAKIKAQEMRRSSVSSEHEQQQQQGNHQVSRNSVKMSHLVRRHTFMTPFMTCFAPRVDCRKSSSAL; the protein is encoded by the exons atgagaaagaCTTCAGTTTCATCAAACAGTTTTGGTGGGTTTTTAAGTCCCGGAGCTCCGAGTTACGCCGATAACAAAGGTTGGAGCTCCGAGAGAGTTCCTCATCCTTCTTCCTCAACTACTTCCACCGCTTCGATTAACGGTGGTCGTCGTCACATCGGCTCAGCTTCAGCTTTAACGACACCGTTTTACAGCGGTAGAGCTATACCTTCGAAGTGGGAAGATGCTGAGCGGTGGATTTGTAGCCCCGTTGCGACGTACCCACAAGGTGTTTGTAAAAACTCCTCAGTGACTTCTCAGTTCTCTGAACAGATGCGTCAGAAATCTAAAAGCGGTCCCATTGTTCCTCCTACGCTGCCTCATCCTCATCCTACGTCTTCCTCCTCGGCGATTGGGTGTTATCACTACTCTCCGAGGATGATGATGCGTTCCATGGAAGCTCCTCCCAAGGGTTTAATGGTTGTTGGTTCACCCTTCTCTACTGGTGTTTTGGAGGCGGATAGGGTTTTTAGAGGCAGTGTCGGTGCTGGTGGTGGATATGATAGCTATGGACATGGACCTGGACACGGTCATAGCCGGAGTTGGGTTGATTTGATGAGTGAAGAAACTTCATCTCTTAGTTCCAAAACTGATACAG AGGAGAAAGCAGAGATGATGACGGCGACTCAATCTCCGGTGGTTTCAAGAAGAGATATGGCGACTCAGATGAGTCCAGAAGAGACGAgtcctaataataataatcagtcTCCACCACTGGTTGTTTCTGTGATTGAGCCTCCTCCTTGTAGAGGTGAAGTGAGAGAAGTGAAAATGGATAAAGGAGCAAGGATGATTAAGCGTCCAAAGAGACGAGTAATGTCTTCTAGGATTATTAGGAGAGAGCAACCTGAGGTTGAAGATAACTCTGAAGCTtctgcctcttcttcttcttgggatATCTCAGAACCAGCCATGACTCTTTCTAA GTTGCAAAGAGAAGAAGCTAAGATAGCAGCTTGGGAAA ATCTGCAGAAGGCGAAAGCAGAAGCAGCCATTAGAAAACTTGAG GTGaaactggagaagaagaaatcagcATCAATGGATAAGATCTTGAACAAGCTTCAAACAGCTAAGATAAAAGCACAAGAGATGAGGAGAAGTTCAGTATCCAGTGAACAtgaacaacaacagcaacaaggGAATCATCAAGTCTCCAGAAACTCGGTGAAGATGAGTCATCTTGTCCGAAGACATACGTTCATGACTCCTTTCATGACTTGCTTTGCTCCTCGTGTTGATTGCAGAAAATCTTCTTCTgctctatga
- the LOC104716415 gene encoding red chlorophyll catabolite reductase, chloroplastic-like yields MSMIFCSNTLYSSSLSPLTPTRTNPSRFSNKRRVRAQSQSMDDHLHRKFMKFPYVSPTRRQLMVDLMSTLEDRLQSHLLPCSLPPDVRNFKNPNGSAEASIHIRSGDKSSPIDFVIGSWIHCKIPTGASLNITSISAFLNSSTKAPNFLLELIQSSPTSLVLILDLPHRKDLVLHPDYLKEYYQDTSLDSHRQSLLKLPQVKPYVSPSLFIRSAVSPTASMLQIDAEEEEKLEEILGDHVSPAAKEVLRVWLERCAAKEDEEDGIVIGEEERMALEKRDKSFRKKSVEEDLDLQFPRIFGEEVSSRVVHAIKEAFGVL; encoded by the exons ATGTCGATGATATTTTGCAGCAACACTCTCTACTCTTCATCTCTCTCGCCGTTAACTCCAACTCGAACAAACCCATCGCGATTCTCAAACAAACGCAGAGTTCGAGctcaatcccagtccatggacGATCATCTCCACCGGAAATTCATGAAGTTCCCGTACGTGTCACCCACGCGCAGGCAGCTTATGGTTGATCTCATGTCGACTCTCGAGGATCGCCTCCAATCGCATCTCCTTCCCTGTAGCCTCCCACCTGATGTACGAAACTTCAAGAACCCTAACGGTTCCGCCGAAGCATCTATTCATATCAGATCCGGTGATAAATCATCTCCG aTTGATTTTGTTATAGGAAGTTGGATACATTGCAAGATCCCAACAGGAGCATCTCTCAACATAACAAGCATCTCTGCATTCTTAAACTCTTCAACAAAAGCTCCAAACTTTTTACTCGAACTAATACAGAGCAGTCCCACGTCGCTCGTGCTCATCCTTGACCTCCCACACCGTAAAGACCTCGTTCTTCACCCTGATTATCTCAAGGAGTATTACCAAGACACTTCTCTTGATTCTCATCGCCAGTCTCTACTTAAGCTACCTCAAGTCAAACCCTACGTGTCTCCTTCTCTTTTTATCCGTTCTGCTGTCTCTCCCACTGCTTCCATGCTTCAAATCGATgccgaggaagaagaaaagttgGAGGAGATCTTGGGAGACCATGTTAGTCCAGCTGCTAAGGAGGTTCTCCGGGTTTGGTTGGAGCGTTGTGCCGCCAAGGAAGACGAAGAGGATGGGATAGTGATtggggaagaagagagaatggCGTTAGAGAAGAGAGACAAAAGCTTTAGAAAGAAGAGCGTAGAGGAAGATTTGGATTTGCAGTTTCCGAGAATctttggagaagaagtttccTCCCGTGTCGTACACGCTATCAAAGAAGCTTTCGGTGTTCTCTAG
- the LOC104716410 gene encoding RNA-binding protein Musashi homolog 2, translating into MERKLVVLGIPWDIDSDGLKDYMSKFGDLEDCIVMKDRSTGRSRGFGYVTFASAEDAKNALKGEHFLGNRILEVKVATPKEEMRQPAKKVTRIFVARIPSSVSESDFRSHFERYGEITDLYMPKDHNSKQHRGIGFITFASADSVEDLMEDTHDLGGTTVAVDRATPKEDDHPPRPQPVARMSRPPVAVAGGFGAPGGYGAYDAYISAATRYAALGAPTLYDNPASFYGRGEPTTRGIGNKIFVGRLPQEASVEDLRDYFGRFGHIQDAYIPKDPKRSGHRGFGFVTFAENGVADRVARRSHEICGQEVAIDSATPLDEAGPSAGGSSMLSSSRPEYLGGYGGGPMRTFGRMYGGMSLDDWGYGMPNARPSRSDWRYRPY; encoded by the exons gttttgggTATCCCATGGGATATTGATTCCGATGGGCTTAAGGATTACATGTCAAAATTTGGAGACTTGGAGGATTGTATTGTCATGAAG GATCGATCAACTGGAAGATCTCGTGGGTTTGGATATGTCACTTTTGCTTCAGCTGAAGATGCTAAG AACGCTTTGAAAGGTGAACACTTTTTAGGGAACAGGATCTTGGAAGTAAAAGTGGCTACACCAAAG GAAGAGATGAGACAGCCTGCAAAGAAGGTGACGAGGATTTTCGTTGCTCGAATCCCTTCATCAGTCTCGGAATCAGATTTCCGAAG CCATTTTGAGAGGTATGGGGAAATAACAGACTTATACATGCCTAAG gaTCACAACTCAAAGCAACACCGAGGAATTGGTTTTATCACATTCGCTAGTGCTG ATTCAGTGGAGGATCTGATGGAAGACACTCATGATTTGGGAGGTACAACGGTGGCTGTTGATCGGGCAACACCAAAGGAAGATGACCATCCGCCTAGGCCACAACCAGTGGCTAGAATGTCGCGTCCACCTGTGGCTGTTGCAGGTGGATTCGGAGCTCCAGGTGGTTATGGAGCTTATGATGCTTATATTTCTGCAGCTACAAGATACGCAGCGCTTGGTGCTCCTACTTTGTATGATAATCCGGCCTCGTTTTACGGAA GAGGGGAACCAACCACAAGGGGAATAGGAAACAAGATTTTTGTTGGACGACTTCCTCAAGAAGCATCTGTTGAAGATCTACGCGATTATTTTGGTAGATTTGGCCATATTCAAGATGCTTATATTCCAAAG gACCCAAAGAGAAGTGGACATAGAGGTTTCGGATTTGTTACTTTTGCTGAAAATGGTGTTGCAGATCGTGTAGCCCGAAGATCTCATGAAATTTGTGGACAAGAG GTAGCCATAGATTCAGCAACACCACTTGATGAAGCTGGACCTAGTGCCGGTGGAAGTTCCATGCTAAGTTCTTCTCGTCCTGAATATTTGGGTGGTTATGGAGGAGGTCCAATGCGTACTTTTGGTCGAATGTATGGAGGCATGAGTTTGGACGAT TGGGGATATGGAATGCCGAACGCACGACCATCAAGATCAGACTGGAGGTACCGGCCATACTAA
- the LOC104716417 gene encoding calcium-binding protein CML19: MHHHKSNSQSHPFKSFLSDQIILFLPAQDMANYMSQAAQLRRGLKPKGKNYGLTNQKRREIREIFDLFDIDGSGSIDARELNVAMRSLGFEMNNEQINELMAEVDKNQSGAIDFDEFVYMMTTKFGERDSIDELSKAFKIIDYDNNGKISPRDIKVMAKELGENFTDNDIEEMIEEADRDKDGEVNLEEFMKMMRRTSYG, translated from the exons ATGCATCATCATAAATCGAATTCACAAAGTCATCCATTTAAATCTTTTTTGTCTGATCAGATCATACTTTTCCTTCCTGCACAAGATATG GCGAACTACATGTCCCAAGCAGCACAACTAAGAAGAGGTCTAAAGCCTAAAGGGAAGAATTATGGGTTGACTAATCAGAAGAGACgagagatcagagaaatctTTGATCTTTTCGATATAGACGGTTCAG GTAGCATCGATGCTCGCGAGCTCAACGTTGCTATGAG GTCTCTCGGATTTGAGATGAATAATGAG CAAATAAACGAGTTGATGGCAGAAGTAGATAAAAACCAAAGTGGAGCCATAGATTTCGACGAATTTGTGTATATGATGACAACAAAATTCGGTGAACGAGACTCCATAGACGAATTGTCTAAGGCGTTTAAGATCATTGACTATGACAATAAT GGGAAGATTTCACCTCGTGATATAAAGGTGATGGCTAAAGAATTGGGAGAAAATTTCACAGATAATGATATAGAAGAGATGATTGAAGAAGCAGATCGTGACA AAGATGGAGAAGTCAATTTGGAGGAgttcatgaagatgatgaggagaaCTTCTTATGGCTAA
- the LOC104716411 gene encoding uncharacterized protein LOC104716411 isoform X1: MRKTSVSSNSFGGFLSPGAPSYADNKGWSSERVPHPSSSTTSTASINGGRRHIGSASALTTPFYSGRAIPSKWEDAERWICSPVATYPQGVCKNSSVTSQFSEQMRQKSKSGPIVPPTLPHPHPTSSSSAIGCYHYSPRMMMRSMEAPPKGLMVVGSPFSTGVLEADRVFRGSVGAGGGYDSYGHGPGHGHSRSWVDLMSEETSSLSSKTDTEEKAEMMTATQSPVVSRRDMATQMSPEETSPNNNNQSPPLVVSVIEPPPCRGEVREVKMDKGARMIKRPKRRVMSSRIIRREQPEVEDNSEASASSSSWDISEPAMTLSKLQREEAKIAAWENLQKAKAEAAIRKLEVKLEKKKSASMDKILNKLQTAKIKAQEMRRSSVSSEHEQQQQQGNHQVSRNSVKMSHLVRRHTFMTPFMTCFAPRVDCRKSSSAL; the protein is encoded by the exons atgagaaagaCTTCAGTTTCATCAAACAGTTTTGGTGGGTTTTTAAGTCCCGGAGCTCCGAGTTACGCCGATAACAAAGGTTGGAGCTCCGAGAGAGTTCCTCATCCTTCTTCCTCAACTACTTCCACCGCTTCGATTAACGGTGGTCGTCGTCACATCGGCTCAGCTTCAGCTTTAACGACACCGTTTTACAGCGGTAGAGCTATACCTTCGAAGTGGGAAGATGCTGAGCGGTGGATTTGTAGCCCCGTTGCGACGTACCCACAAGGTGTTTGTAAAAACTCCTCAGTGACTTCTCAGTTCTCTGAACAGATGCGTCAGAAATCTAAAAGCGGTCCCATTGTTCCTCCTACGCTGCCTCATCCTCATCCTACGTCTTCCTCCTCGGCGATTGGGTGTTATCACTACTCTCCGAGGATGATGATGCGTTCCATGGAAGCTCCTCCCAAGGGTTTAATGGTTGTTGGTTCACCCTTCTCTACTGGTGTTTTGGAGGCGGATAGGGTTTTTAGAGGCAGTGTCGGTGCTGGTGGTGGATATGATAGCTATGGACATGGACCTGGACACGGTCATAGCCGGAGTTGGGTTGATTTGATGAGTGAAGAAACTTCATCTCTTAGTTCCAAAACTGATACAG AGGAGAAAGCAGAGATGATGACGGCGACTCAATCTCCGGTGGTTTCAAGAAGAGATATGGCGACTCAGATGAGTCCAGAAGAGACGAgtcctaataataataatcagtcTCCACCACTGGTTGTTTCTGTGATTGAGCCTCCTCCTTGTAGAGGTGAAGTGAGAGAAGTGAAAATGGATAAAGGAGCAAGGATGATTAAGCGTCCAAAGAGACGAGTAATGTCTTCTAGGATTATTAGGAGAGAGCAACCTGAGGTTGAAGATAACTCTGAAGCTtctgcctcttcttcttcttgggatATCTCAGAACCAGCCATGACTCTTTCTAA GTTGCAAAGAGAAGAAGCTAAGATAGCAGCTTGGGAAAATCTGCAGAAGGCGAAAGCAGAAGCAGCCATTAGAAAACTTGAG GTGaaactggagaagaagaaatcagcATCAATGGATAAGATCTTGAACAAGCTTCAAACAGCTAAGATAAAAGCACAAGAGATGAGGAGAAGTTCAGTATCCAGTGAACAtgaacaacaacagcaacaaggGAATCATCAAGTCTCCAGAAACTCGGTGAAGATGAGTCATCTTGTCCGAAGACATACGTTCATGACTCCTTTCATGACTTGCTTTGCTCCTCGTGTTGATTGCAGAAAATCTTCTTCTgctctatga
- the LOC104716414 gene encoding heat stress transcription factor B-1-like: protein MTAAQRSVPAPFLSKTYQLVDDHNTDDVVSWNEDGTAFVVWKTAEFAKDLLPQYFKHNNFSSFIRQLNTYGFRKTVPDKWEFANDYFRRGGEDLLSDIRRRKAVIAGKCVVAGGGSTPSESNSGGGGGDDHGSSSTSSPGSSKNPGSVENMVADLSGENEKLKRENNSLSSELAAAKKQRDELVTFLTDHLKVKPEKIDQMIKGGGKFKPVLESDEEESSDCEGCDNGGGADEGVGEGLKLFGVWLKGERKKRGRDENNYVVGGSHMTEVKKNVDFHAPLWKSSKVCN from the exons ATGACGGCGGCGCAAAGATCTGTACCGGCGCCGTTTTTAAGCAAAACGTATCAGCTAGTAGATGATCATAACACGGACGACGTCGTGTCATGGAACGAAGACGGAACAGCTTTCGTGGTGTGGAAGACAGCTGAGTTTGCCaaagatcttcttcctcaatacTTCAAACATAATAATTTCTCAAGCTTCATTCGTCAGCTCAACACTTAC gggTTTCGGAAAACAGTACCGGATAAATGGGAATTCGCGAACGATTATTTCCGGAGAGGAGGAGAGGATCTGTTGTCGGATATACGACGGCGTAAGGCGGTGATCGCTGGGAAATGTGTCGTTGCTGGTGGTGGTAGTACGCCGTCGGAGTCAAACTCGGGTGGTGGTGGGGGTGATGATCACGGGTCAAGCTCAACGTCATCACCAGGTTCGTCTAAGAATCCTGGTTCCGTAGAGAACATGGTTGCTGATTTATCAGGAGAGAACGAGAAGCTGAAACGCGAGAACAACAGTTTAAGCTCGGAGCTAGCGGCGGCGAAGAAGCAGAGGGATGAGCTGGTGACGTTCTTGACTGATCATCTCAAAGTAAAACCTGAGAAGATCGATCAGATGATCAAAGGAGGAGGGAAGTTCAAACCGGTGCTGGAGTCTGACGAAGAAGAGAGTAGTGATTGCGAAGGCTGTGACAACGGAGGAGGAGCGGATGAGGGGGTAGGTGAAGGGTTGAAATTGTTTGGGGTGTGGTtgaaaggagagagaaagaagaggggCCGGGATGAAAATAATTATGTGGTCGGTGGGTCCCATATGACGGAAGTAAAGAAGAACGTGGACTTTCACGCGCCGTTGTGGAAAAGCAGCAAAGTCtgcaactaa
- the LOC104716412 gene encoding CLK4-associating serine/arginine rich protein (The sequence of the model RefSeq protein was modified relative to this genomic sequence to represent the inferred CDS: added 52 bases not found in genome assembly) has product MWHEARRSEKKVHDMMDAARKRAQRRAIYLAKRRGDPIQSIQAVGSRYRIFRDDGLYQATEDQQGLIPWNGKQDVVIDRFDGRALLDFVREAGSRSIRPHKKTEEEEEVEEFVNFERYRDLIKHRRRGFSDEEGLLHVHQELDAKLTAPFPGARSQPAQPTANKGTYSQVGFSYAGNGKDKSLDAEEDDVDDDEDDEDEEEEFDSNDSDDEGMETIAKQFGIKRYGWLVYMDKKAKEEEKRQKELIKGDPSIKKLSRKERRKVSRTERDREKETSRIVGRQMIHHDPYRESRRSPTYEAYPRSRRSRSRSRSYSPSYSRRNGRGDHSDEISKPKIEYITEFGGGSGDVGSPRFGGYSPPHSPPSQTDLLSRPSSGHILEALHVDPASGVSLEKDKIVKPAKPTVSTSTALAKLSKQGTSSLKQTQAEKKETPQERLKRIMNKQLTKQIKKDSATETAKKREQERQRLEKLAETSRLSRNRQRSRSRSNSRSPPPRRHRRSRSRSRSRSRRSRRHSSRSRSRSLSRSRSRSPKRSRRRSPSYSRSPRRRSRSRH; this is encoded by the exons ATGTGGCACGAAGCGAGAAGATCGGAGAAGAAGGTGCACGATATGATGGACGCCGCTCGGAAAAGAGCACAGAGGCGAGCTATTTACTTGGCTAAACGCCGTGGAGATCCAATTCAGTCGATTCAAGCCGTTGGCTCTCGATACCGAATCTTCCGTGATGATGGTCTTTACCAAGCCACCGA AGATTTGATGGACGTGCTCTTCTGGATTTTGTGCGTGAGGCTGGTTCAAGAAGTATACGGCCACATAAgaagacggaggaggaggaagaagttgaagagTTTGTTAATTTTGAGCGTTATCGGGATTTGATTAAGCATCGGCGTAGAGGAT TTTCTGATGAGGAGGGTTTGCTACATGTCCATCAAGAGCTCGATGCCAAACTTACGGCTCCCTTCCCAGGGGCTAG aTCACAACCAGCTCAACCAACTGCAAACAAAGGAACATATTCGCAGGTTGGATTTTCTTATGCGGGAAACGGAAAAGATAAATCATTGGATGCGGAGgaagatgatgttgatgatgacgaggatgatgaggatgaggaggaagaaTTTGACAGTAACGACAGCGATGATGAAGGAATGGAAACTATTGCTAAACAGTTTGGCATAAAGCGATATGGGTGGCTGGTTTATATGGACAAGAAGgcaaaagaggaagagaaaaggCAAAAGGAACTCATCAAAGGCGATCCTTCAATT AAGAAGCTAAGTCGCAAGGAAAGAAGGAAAGTTTCAAGgacagagagagacagagaaaaagaaacttcAAGGATTGTTGGAAGGCAAATGATTCATCATGATCCCTACAG GGAGTCTCGAAGGAGTCCTACTTATGAGGCTTATCCGCGTTCAAGAAG ATCAAGATCCAGATCCCGGTCATATTCTCCATCATACTCACGGCGGAATGGGCGTGGAGATCATTCAGATGAAATCAGCAAACCAAAAATCGAATATATTACAGAATTTGGAGGAGGCTCTGGAGATGTGGGAAGTCCGAGATTCGGAGGATATTCCCCACCGCATTCACCACCATCTCAGACTGATCTATTAAGCCG ACCATCGTCGGGCCATATTCTTGAGGCGCTGCATGTTGATCCTGCGTCTGGTGTTTCCCTTGAGAAAGACAAGATTGTTAAACCAGCTAAACCGACAGTGAG TACTTCCACAGCACTAGCGAAGCTTTCAAAACAAGGTACCTCCTCTTTGAAGCAGACACaagcagagaagaaagaaactccCCAAGAACGACTGAAGAGAATCATGAATAAACAGCTAACAAAGCAAA TTAAGAAAGACTCTGCAACAGAGACAGCTAAGAAACGAGAACAGGAGCGGCAAAGGCTGGAGAAACTAGCGGAAACAAGCCGGTTAAGTCGGAATAGGCAGCGCAGCCGTAGTAGGAGTAATAGTCGATCGCCACCACCGAG AAGACACAGacgaagcagaagcagaagcagaagcagaagcaggaGATCGCGCAGACACAGTTCAAGGTCACGGTCTAGGTCCCTATCAAGGTCGCGATCACGGTCTCCCAAACGCTCACGGAGACGTTCCCCATCTTATTCAAGGTCTCCCAG GCGAAGAAGCAGGTCAAGGCACTGA